The Bacillus vallismortis genome window below encodes:
- the gcvPA gene encoding aminomethyl-transferring glycine dehydrogenase subunit GcvPA, which translates to MKHRYLPATEEDKQEMLAAIGVRGIDELFADIPENVKYKKEYQIKKAKSETELTRELTKLASKNKDTLQHASFLGAGVYDHYQPVIVDHVISRSEFYTAYTPYQPEISQGELQAIFEFQTMICELTGMDIANSSMYDGGTALAEAAMLASGHTKKKKIVVSKTVHPESREVLKTYAKGQYIEVVEVPAADGVTDLDALRQTVCEDTAAVIVQYPNFFGRVEPLKDIEPIAHQGKSMFIVSANPLALGLLAPPGKFQADIVVGDAQPFGIPSAYGGPHCGFFAVTKKLMRKMPGRLVGQTEDENGKRGFVLTLQAREQHIRRDKATSNICSNQALNALAASVAMTALGKNGVKEIARQNLLKANYAKQEAKKAGLPVIFDGPMFNEFVIKLDEPVKAVNQRLLAKGIIGGYDLGLTYPELDCHMLIAVTELRTKEEIDALIQELGDRHE; encoded by the coding sequence ATGAAGCACCGTTATTTGCCCGCAACAGAAGAGGATAAACAAGAAATGCTTGCCGCTATCGGCGTAAGGGGCATCGATGAACTATTTGCTGATATACCGGAAAACGTCAAATATAAAAAAGAGTATCAAATCAAAAAAGCGAAGTCAGAAACGGAACTCACAAGAGAACTGACAAAGCTGGCCTCTAAAAATAAGGATACCTTACAACACGCGTCTTTCTTGGGAGCGGGTGTATATGACCACTACCAGCCTGTGATTGTGGATCATGTCATTTCACGCTCTGAGTTTTATACGGCATATACGCCCTACCAGCCGGAAATTTCGCAAGGGGAGCTTCAGGCCATTTTCGAATTCCAAACGATGATCTGTGAGCTGACAGGAATGGATATCGCCAACTCCTCTATGTATGACGGCGGAACAGCCTTGGCGGAAGCGGCAATGCTTGCTTCCGGCCATACGAAAAAGAAAAAAATCGTTGTGTCAAAAACCGTGCATCCTGAATCGAGAGAAGTGCTGAAGACATATGCAAAAGGTCAGTATATTGAAGTCGTTGAAGTTCCCGCTGCAGATGGCGTCACCGATCTTGACGCTTTGCGCCAAACCGTTTGCGAGGATACAGCCGCAGTGATCGTTCAGTACCCGAATTTTTTTGGCCGGGTCGAGCCGTTAAAGGATATTGAGCCTATTGCTCATCAAGGGAAATCCATGTTTATTGTGTCAGCCAACCCGCTTGCGTTAGGCCTGCTCGCTCCGCCGGGCAAGTTTCAGGCTGATATCGTCGTCGGCGATGCGCAGCCTTTCGGCATTCCATCAGCATATGGCGGCCCGCATTGCGGCTTTTTCGCCGTCACCAAAAAATTAATGAGAAAGATGCCAGGCCGTCTCGTCGGACAAACGGAAGACGAAAATGGAAAAAGAGGCTTTGTGCTTACATTACAAGCAAGAGAACAGCATATCCGCAGGGATAAAGCGACATCAAATATATGCTCGAACCAAGCTTTAAATGCGCTGGCAGCTTCTGTCGCCATGACAGCTCTCGGGAAAAACGGCGTAAAAGAAATCGCCCGCCAAAATCTCCTAAAAGCCAACTATGCAAAGCAAGAAGCAAAAAAAGCGGGCCTCCCCGTCATATTTGACGGACCGATGTTTAATGAATTTGTCATCAAACTGGATGAACCGGTGAAAGCTGTGAACCAACGTTTGCTGGCAAAAGGCATCATCGGCGGATACGATCTTGGGCTGACGTATCCGGAGCTGGACTGTCATATGCTGATTGCTGTAACGGAGCTGAGAACAAAAGAAGAAATTGACGCACTCATTCAGGAATTGGGGGATCGCCATGAGTAA